TCTGTTGTTACTGACTCCTTCTTGTCTTATAATGCTTTGTGGTGTGATTCTAAAGTTAGAGCCCTTATCCAAGGAAGCAGTCAGTCCTTCACCTAATAtagatttgtttttgttgtacTGTTGCATCTGTTCCGCCATGCCTTGTAGTTGCTGTTGGATACCCAACAGATTATGTTCCATGTTCAGCACTGTGGCTTGAAGGCCTTCATGTGCTTCAATCATCTGGTCCATTCGTCCGTGGAGTTCATCCACACTAGCTTCCCTTTTTGCTCTTTCATCTAAGAACATGATGTCTGCCTTTTTCTGTGCTTCTTGTAGTTCCTTCAATCGTGTTCCGTCagccatatttttttttgtgtgatgtttttatctttttaaggTCCAAGGATTCTGTGGCTCTGAGGCCAAATGTAACAAACTGAAACTAAAATGCGATTGAAGCTAAAGAATGGGGGTGGGAAAAGAACAGAGAACAGAGATGAGAGGAAAACAGAACTTTTCATAAATCAATAATGCTCTCCTTACATTCAATTCTCCCTTAAAAACTGAAGATTACAATGCTAGACAAAAGtgtaaggaaaagaaaagtctGTCAACTGGAACAAAAAGATGGCAGCTTGCAGTAGAGCTTCGTCCTTCCTCAGACTCTAATTGGTTCGCGGCTTAGCGTGTCTGCGGTTTCAAAAATAGGACGACAGTAGCTATAGCAACGGCTCACTTTCTCCCGGCCGTACACGTGTCTATTACCTGACCAAATCCGGAATAAGGAGCTCCCCCAATTATCCCAATTTACTCCGCTTCAGAATCGCGCCCTAATTGCGTTGGAACGACATCGTTTAGGACCCCCAAATTGGGATTTTCCCCAATTTCATTCATGCCCTCGATCGGACGGCCTTCACTTGATCTTCCCATCGAACGGTTGTTTTTTAATGTCGCATTTTCACCTGAAATCGTGACAGATGCTGCAGACGTAATGAGAGTGATCCTGGCAAATGGTAGCCGACACACACCATGGCTGGCAGTGGCATCCAGGCATAAGCTCGATTCATTGTTATTCATTACACaaaattgttaataaaaatgCTGATAGACTCCTCTTGTCCATAACAATGGaggtttattttcatttgatcTTCTCCCGTTCCgatcactttttatttataattattcttgcTGATGCCTACAATAGTTAGGATTGTCAGATAAAGAGTAGTGGAAATACTCATTTACTCTTGGGTATGAAAACACATTATTGGGTGCATAAGAGGTAGTGAAAAACTTGCCTAGTTGTTAATCAGCCTCAATCACCACTTCTACAGACATTATTCCTTCTCTTTTGGTCCTTAGCTTTCTGATGAATTTTGTCTTCTGTCACAAAATTTGAATGCAAGAAAACCCACTAATACCAAGACAGAagaagcaaattcttggggaGATGAAATTGTGGGATCTGAGTGTACCTGAAAATGAAGAGAGTCAGACCATGAATGGTAACACACAGAACTTTCGTCTTGGTCTGTAATTGGAAGCCCCAAAgtagaatgaaaatttaccCAAGAGTTGGGACACAAAGAATCCCTTTTACTGGCATAACAAGAAAGAATTACCGGATACAAGTCATCCTGAAACACACAACAGGAATTTTGTTTCGCAAAAGGTAAGATACCTCCTCCGGGTTCaacaaaattagatcaataatgAAGCTATTTAATAATGCAAAATTGTCGGAACAGATATTCAGTGCTTCATCAAACGAAATGGAGTAAATATAAGCTAGTATTGCTGGGTCAGGTAGATATTGCGTTGTGAAATGATACACGAAAACAAAAGTAGGGCACACGAGCGTCCAACataagatataaaataaaatccaagaGTTGCAGCCAAAACGGCCCAAAAGAAAGTgttaaagaaaagaagtatTTGCATAAGTGTCAAGTGACAAGGGAAATCCCATACAACTTATTCCATTGAAAATCCAGACTAATGAGCTCATGTCCAATTCAAGAGCCAACTGATGGGGAAGCCAATCATCATTGTATCAAAATGCGCATAAACAATTGGGAAAATTACaggatatttattcttcagCAGCTACCACGGTGATTTCACCTTTGTCCAACAAATCATAGAATGCCCGGACTTTTCGCTGCTCATTCCAATGATGCATCTTCCATACGCTTCCCGCAGCAATGCCAAGTGTAATTCCAATTATGATCTCCTTCACTACGTTGGGTCCTTTCAAAGTGGGATGAGGAATCCTACCAGCCATTTAACTTCTAGGCAGAAGCCTACAATTCCTGCAATTAACGCTGCACTCTATTTAGTCATACTCATGCCACTATTTAGGTAATCAGGAGACCCATTACAGCATAAGAAAACAGTGTATcagataataaatatgatcaaACCAAAAGTGAGTGCAGGTTTTTGGTTGTGTTGGTATACAAAATCAATCATGTTTTTCATTACTCAATAAGTTATCAGtctcaaatacaaaaaaagttCATTCTGTTATGACTCCACTTTCCAGAAGATGGTAAAAAGGATTGCTGAAGTAGTTGCCAAATATCTGAATCCATGATAGCTTAAAACCATTCAGATAAAAGCAATGGAATAACCTAAGGGAGTATTCCTCCTTTTATTTGGTAGGAAGGTTAGGTCGAGGGGAACACAAAGAAGATGGACAAGGAAATCCCTCCAGGAAACACTAAAAAGGCAGTTAGATAGATTAGTTGTAAAACAGAACAGAGCCTGATTTCCTTTCGTTTCTATTTCATAACACCCAGAAAAGAAACAATGGGGTGAAAAAAAGGATGGGGGTCATATAAGTCCTTGCCTTGGGATGGCAAACAACACAAAGGGGTGGCCAGTAACCCTCCCCTAGGCCAAGGTCCACCAATCCTTCCCTTCCGTCTCCCCACCCCTTCCCTAAAAGCATGATCATCAAAAACATAGGGTAAAGGCACAATATTCTTCAAATTGGCATAGAAAATGACCACGAGACATTAATTTTTGGGGTACACATTGTCCATCAACATTAtcattgaaatgaaaaatgttgTTGGTTTACAACTACCGACAAGAGGTATtaatatccaaacaaaaattcagaaaaaccTAACCGTGCAGGAAAAGAGTGAGCTCAAGGCTGCCACACGACAGGtgcaaacaaaaatatactgGAAGTAAGATAATAGGTCTATTCTTAATTAGCATCTATaccaaaaaattttgtatgcttAATACAAAAGGTAACCAATTCACCCAACTCCCGACTAAAcatcttatttcattttaatcttCTATTCCAATAAGGGAGTCCTGTTTTATGTACTCATGGCGCTTCATTGCTGAAATGCACGGATCTTATAAAAATTGCTGAAATAAAGGAtttcgttgaattttaacAAACCATTCACTTTATATACTCATGGCGCTTCATTTCAGTAAATGACCACTGATTTTTACCTAACACTTAACagcaaaaaatatgaaaaaaaattaaacacgCGAAAAGCAATGACAATCCAGGAAAACCACAAGGTCAGGCCCGCGATCGAACAACAGAATCCGTAGTCCGAATGTTGCGAATCTCGAATACTCTAAATCACACGCATCTCAAGAGTGAAAGTCCACACACGGGAAAAATCAAAACCGAAATCATCACTTAAAAGCTCAGAAACACAAACTACACATGAGTAAAACAAATCTGAGATGAAACGGAACCTCGTAccacaaaatgaaaaactcGAATCTCAATCCGCCACACTTTCGATCCGCCAAACCtgcaacaaaattagaaaataacgAATTGTTTCAAGAGTTCTCACCAGTCAGATTGAACCATAGAACCGGTCgtgagagagagggagagaatgAGAGTTACCCTAAAGAGAGACTGCGCGCAGAGGGGAGCGGAAGAATTCTCTGGTTCGGTAgaagtagaaataaaaatgtgtgAAATAAAGAAACAGACAGTAACGGGTAAATAAAAGGAAGAGTGGGGTTACGACACGACGCCGTCAGAGAAGCCAAAATAACTAAAGCTAAGCGGGTAAAAATTCGTGCGGAGCGCGGGTTCGCCCGACCCGATCTCTGCAGTTATAAATCTACGGTTGTCGGTGATTCTTTGGACGCCATTTAGTGTTAATCCGTCGATGAGATCTAGAGGGAGTTGAACACACCACATCCAACGGTTCACGTTTCTCAAGGAGTCTCCCGAAACTAGAAAAAGTCGCACACTGAGCTTTTggcattaaaaaaatatcattatttaagaatttattttcaaaattaatgttGTCATAGTACATTTAGAAATCAAATAAGTCTGCAAAAATGCTTTTATTTCGattttcagttatttttttaaatgacaaGCACAATTCAACCTTCCTTTCTGTATGATCTTATGTTTGAGTAGATCAAGTCAACATCTTGAGTGCAaatgcaatgttttatacttGATTCGttcaaaaaaatgtatgaggCTAATGAATATGAACTATTATTCAAAGCTTAAGTTGCAACGAATGTCAATTCTGAAGGGAGAACTTGCAAAACAGATATTAACACTCTAATGTCCAAGTTAATATTTGATTcgagataaaataaataatgaaaatcgAGATATGGTAAATAAAGTTGGTAAAAAGTGCAAGAATTCATGATAAGTGAGCTTAAGGAATAGTTTGGAGAGTAAAAGAGGTGTCCCCATCTGGAGGGAtcaaatctatatttatagtgGAGTGCTCCCATCTGTTAGGGGTCTATCCTCCTCCCACGATTCTTGCGGAAGTTGGTTGGAATAAGAGATAAACCATCTTTATCTGTAGATACGGATGCTTTAGTAGGAGTCCTCTTTGTCTTGGGAGATCCCTCCCTACAAGAAGTTCCAACTGCCAGAGAATCCCTCTTTGCTCATGTGGGACTCCTTGAGCTGACATGGTTTGGGGTGATTACTGACAACTAGGTCAATTGGATGCCACGTGTGTAGGCTTTTTGGGCTGAATATTTGTCAAGCTTTAACCATGGTTCGACTCGGGGAATGTCCTAAGCCTCCTCCCTTCTTCTTAGGCTACTTGGGATATTTGGGCCTGCTCAGTTAAACTGTGGGTTGAGACATTCTTGGCCTACTGAGAGCGTTATGGGCATGGGATGTCCTGGGCCTCCCGGAGATACCATGAGGcttccatttctttcttttttttaggcTGCTTGGACCTCTTTGGGACAaccttatttttatgcacattaaTACAATTTGACCACTTTTTTCAAATCacttttggataaatattatcaaaatcacgttttgacaaaaaaaaagttatcatttaattggataattacattctcctctcctgatatttgatataattacacgtaaatccTCTGTGGTTTGAGAgtttacatctagcacccctgaagtttgctttcgtctaataaataagtccatatgttaatcaaaattcattaaatttgctgaaattaacaaaaaaaaaatggagtgagaatatatttaaccTCGATTGGCtgattattgacttattgcaggttcaacaattattttggactaaaattacccttataatggtgaagatataccttttcgcatgcattaacgcgtcaagacgtatgagggtttggtcataaaaagatttatttaacttacgataagtcagtaataagccAACGATGGTTAATGTAGAtttgttttctaattttttgttaatatcagcaaattcggtgaattctAACTAATGAatgtacttattttaatatcatgaatactagatataattttccaagCCACAGGgaattacattaattacaacaaatctcaagaaaaaaaaatgtaattatctctttataatttttactccTACTGcaactattttttcaatttaattaccTATTACACCCTTTAAATACACGTCTAATTCATTCATGAATcttaataaagaaacaattttTAAACCCATCAAAGTTCAGACAAGCCACATACAAGTAGAGCTAACATATTTCATGATGAATTAGCTCCTCAAATTGCTAGAGccacttaaaataaaataaaaaaaaaaattcgctacattataaatgatcgcgatttaaaaattatgataaatcaatactattaactagagtaaaacaaaatcaatgcGTAagcttaaattttattatgattaatcaatatttttcatgatagcTATGTCTAATATTTGGACTCActgatcaaaaaaatttcaattttttttaaaataataaaattataatttataatttacaagaatatttttgtcggtttaacataaaatgaatgaaaacctattaaaaaaactaatggaTTGAACTGATTGTAGACACTTGTTAAAATCATGGggatattagtaatttttgaaataacaagaagtatttataattatgtcaaactttagAAGAAACTTGTTGCTATTTACTCTTTATATTGTCTTAACATATCTTTAACAAACGAAACCATTCCAGCAATATTTGGAAACTGTATCAGTAGCAAGAATCATACAATAGTTGCTGCTCTACCTCGTACAATGACTTTTATACAACAAAAAGCTGCATGCTCTATAGGACGGCAACGAGTGGGGGGTTACTATCACGAAAGAACTAGTAAACTACTTGAGGTTCAAACTCAGCGAAGTCCATTGAACCAGATTCAATGGGTTTCATGAGGTATGCAGCCAGTAGCTCAGAAGCCAGGCTGGCGATAAGGGGAATCCTCTTCAAGTTCTTCACCAAGGGAATGTCGTCCGACTCTCCGACTGCAAGCAGCTGCTCATTGATCTCCACCATCCTGTCCAACTTCCTCTTGAATTCTGGGTTCTCAACATCCAGTACGGCTGGGAAAATTCTTGCAGTCGTGCGGTTTGTCTGCATGAAGAAGATGAGCATAGGTAAAAGGTTATACGGTTATGAATGATGATAATATTTCGATCTACAATCccattttattcaaaagaGTTTGCAGTCTGACCCAATAGTTGAGAACTTGACCATGCATTACCCAGAGATAAATTTGTGttcttcaatattttacaGGCATCTTAGCATCAGTAATTGATCGGTGGccattattatacaaaattctATAGCAGCAAGAGAACTTGAGGGACTGTTAGCTTAGGAGCATTATATGAACCAAGTAAATTtgtcttcttgtttttgtataaatgCGACAACCAGTCCGACATTTCCTAACAAAAGACCAAGAGTTTGAGAAAAACGGGTTACCTCAATGATGACATGCATGTCGAATTCCTTTGTGTCAAGTCCAATGCCCTCATAGAAAGCAGTTCTTTGACAGTCATTAAGGTACATCGTCACATAAACCTGCATATCAGATCATCAAAGATGTAAGAGAAAGACCTACAAAAGCTGCATATACGAATACAGCTACATCTTAATAGAAACAACAAGTGGTTCCAGGACTTAAGAGGTACTACCGAGAGACAGAAGAAACGTGCCCACAACTTCGCCTTCCAGTCATTGAGGAACTGCGGCTGTGCCTTCATCAACGCAGAGAAGAAATCACCGTGTCTGTTCTCATCCTGGCACCAGTTCTCAAAGTACTTGAAAATCGGATAGCATTGGTACTCAGGGTTTTCCTTGAGATGCCTGTATATCGTGATGTATCTCCAGTACCCAATCTTCTCGGACAAATAAGTTGCATAGAAAATGAACTTAGGCTTGAAGAAAGTGTATTTTCTCGCCTTtgttagaaatcccaagtccAGAGCCAAGTTGAAGTCAGATAAGCCTTTGTTCAAGAACCTGTCAAAAGCAATTCCCTTCCTTTCAGCATTCAAGAAATATATGCAACTAATTAAGTTAGAGGGGCAGAAAAGATTTCGATTCTTACCCAGCGTGGCGAGCTTCGTCCCTAGACATGAGGGAGAAAATCTCAGCTACCACAGGGTTTGTTTTCTGCAGAAGAAGTAGTTACATAAGTTGAGCTGGAAAAAAGCAAATACTGTGCTGAGCAAAACACAGAGCTAAATGAGAGAGGCAATGACATATAAGTTTGTACCTAACTAAGCAAACAACTGCTAATATCAGTAGAGAAAAGTGAATGATAGCACATTTGCAAATTTATGTAAATCCAGCTTCCATATGCTCCTTGATGAATGCCATCATTGGAGCAGGGATATAAGGGTGAATAACAAGACTTTTATGCTATATTTTTATCCTGTCAGACCACAAATGCCACACCTTTTTATGCTATTGAACCAAATGTGCTAAATGCATAAATTGTGGTACTAAAAGTGCATCAGCCTCTATTGCATGCCGTTAAAAGTGCCTTTTTCCCAGGAAAAATATACTCCATTCTATCCACTATAACAAGGACATAATATGAAGCATGATGATGACAGCAATTGCACCAGAAACTTCTATGTAGACAAAAATCAATAACACAAGAAAATGCTCTAGAATTCAAAAAGAACATACCTTCAGCCTCCTTCCCAGCTCCTTGTAGAGAAGGAAACCAGAGAATTCAGCAGTGCAAGACCTCTCCAAGAACTCCACAAAGATTTGCCTCAAGGGCCCTTCAATCTTGTCAGCAGCTTCCTTGAACTCCTTGTTCCTCACAAAGTGGGTCTGGTTGAAATCAGTCTTGAACTCCTGCAGCAGGGCCTCAAACTCATCCATGTTCAGATTCTTGTTGATCTGAGTGTTGAAAAGCTGCTCCATTTCATCAAAGTCTGTGGTGTAGAATCTTGGGGTCAAAAGTGTCTCCTTTATTTCTTGCTTCTGACTCTTCTTCTTGGCCACAGTAGATGATGACATTTTGATGGTGAAGAATCTTGTTGATGGGACTCTTGAGGTTCCTATTCTTGGGGTGGAGCTGCTGAACTTTGTAATGGGTTTTACAAGAGCCATTTCTGCTGCCATTCTTTACCCTTTGTGGAACAGAAATTGAAGGGGGGAGCTAAGGAGCAGCAGTGGGAGATAAGGTGGTGTTTGgggattatataatttggttGAATGATGAAAGTAATTGAGGCTAATCTATCCAATGAAATCTATGAGTTAAATGGGTGTCTGACACGTGGCATGCTACTACTGGGCCAGTACGATTTTATTGGTGGTTTTGGGGTTTTCTGGTGGACAAGAGTTCTTGTGGTCTAGTTCTCCTCCACAGTAGATTTTCAGTTGGAAAACTTCGCAGATActtatattatctttttcttgatcttttgttcataatttgaaatgaaactCGTGGTAACTTCTTGTATTAGCCAATAGTTAGTACCAGCATTCTTACCTTTCAAGTGGTTGATCACGTTTGTCTTGTCTGAATATCAATCAAGAATccttaaaatatacaattcaTAGAATATCATCGAATGAGAGAAGAGCTGAGTGGTAAGTCCGATATGTTGCACTAAATccattcaagaattttatgtCCTAATGAGAAGAGTCACTTTTGTGCAAGATTTTACAAGCGCACGCGCACAGACACTGAACTTAAGAGAGAAACAACAAAGCAGAGGCAAAGAGAGAATCACTATTCACAAAACCAATCTACAGTCTTTCAGTTTCACATGATTTCTCCCTCAATTTTCTTGCATAACATGTATATTATTGCAGACAACATTGTCTATGACTTCAGTAATTTCTGCTGCAAGCTTGGATGTCGAGGTTGAAAGCCGGCAATGAACTTAGAATGCATCTGTGTCTGCATTCAAACTATCATAAGATTAGTACTCTTTTATAAACCACATGGCCAGATATCGGCCAACCATTGCTGGATAGATTTTTAAATCCCACCCATCTTGGTGGAATTATTACCTTTGTGGCCAATGGGCTGCGTTGCTGTTGTATGTTTTCCGAATTTTGATCCCAACTTTTGCACGCAACATGTCCATTAtgccctcttttttttttttttcttatctatTTTCATCCATGCCTAACTGtgacataataaaataaatatccattaAGCATGTAAGCAAATAAAAGGGAAGACTTaaccaaaattcaatttatgatGCTTCCTAGTTCCTCATGCTTACTATAGCACAAAAACCTTGCTTATTTAGggtaaatatttgtataattagctCTAACGTCAGGGGGtgttatgtaatttaccttcatTTGTATTGCAAACACCACCTAAATTTCATAGGTTCATAAATGCAAAAGCATCAATGACGACGAtttttatgtttggttttagtAGTGTACACAATCAAGAAAACAGCCTCAgctgaaaaatgcaaaatcagAGTCATcatataaagaatatatagCAAGAAATTTTACCTGTATTTTATGCTTGTGCTGATGCTTTAGTTTGTTCAGATATCATGCCGTCACATTTTTCATCCGCATTGGCATCAATTTCAACTTTCAAGCTACTAATTGTCTCCTTTAAGTCTGGTTCAAGAGGACCGAGCTGGTCAGAGTAAGATCTTTCACTTGCTTCTCTGtcttttgtgttttcatcAATGTCGTCGAATTCCAGACTACGCAGAATATCAGGAAGAGTGAGACTGCTGTTCTCACCAAACTTGTTTCCCATTTCAATATacgttttttcttttgagcTAGTGATACCATCCATGAAACTGTGGTCGGAGAGTTCCGTAACTGTAACTTCATCCTCCTCTACTATTGCTCGGAAATTGTTCTGGGAAGGTGGGATTTCAGAGAGAAAGACTTCTTTAAAGTTCTTGATCATCCCTTTGTTATATGGATTCTCCTTTCTGCTGTATCGATACCTGAAGTTCTCATATGTAGTCTGCATAAAATGATTTCTCATTAAAGATACACAAACTAACAAAGGGCGAATTCATTCATGTATGCAGAAAAAACATGAACCAGTCAAATGACATGTTCTGCCATATATGAGGCAAGGGCGAATAGGAAGAACCTCAACCAAAATGCTAAGGCTAATGGACTTCAACCCCCAGACCTAATAAACGAGATGAAATAGCTACTAATGAGTACATTACAAAGACACTTAATAGCAGTAGAATAGGACTAATGTATGACATTAAGGGTAGATTACAATAACTAATTATGGTGTTACCAGACCAAAACCTTCTAATTTCAGTCagagtaattaataaaaacactTTATTGGAATGTAAATTCTTGACTcaaataaagcaaaagaaacaCATTATTCTGTGTTTTAGCTTGacaattgaaataaaactGTAAAAAAGAATCAATGGATTACCGTGAATGCAAACTCATACTTGATTTGATACTGAGATAAtaacaaacaattaaaataagatgtttgtGCCATGAATCTCTAATGTATAACAGCATCTCCGGTCGTCAATAGGAGAAAGAATTATCAGAAACTTTCCTGAGACGTAAAAGGAAATATACTGATTGGAAATTCTAAACGTCAAGAATTACTGACAACAGTTGCGGTCAAAGCCAGAAAATGCTAATATCTAGCTTGCGCACAATTTTTAAGGAAAGATCACCTGATTCGTGCAAATCAAGTAGAAGTGAAAAAATGTCAGGCCACCCACAAACCAAAAAGCAATGAAGCAGTACAAGATGAGAACATCTGATACATAATCACTTGTGATGGCTTTCCAAACACTGCCTTGCCGGTGGAAAATATTGTACCACGAGAGCGCGAATACGTATATGCACAAGATTGTTGATGTTGTGATGAACATATAGAAGAACCTGTAATTACGCTGCATTTATGTACAAACAAAGGTAAATGTTAGTTCAGGCGGAAGATGAGAAGTGTAGAAACCAAATGACTGTTCTACAAGACTAAACCAGTTAGCTGAATTTTAATTGAGTTCTTAAAGCCAGAAAATAGTGTCTTTAGTGAGAGTAGTTTTGTTTTCCAGTCACCAACAAACTATGATTGTCCCTTTGCTACAAGTATCAAGCAGAATTCTTCATCTCAAATTAGTATTATTCACAATTTGAGATTCAAATGTGTATTTTGTCATACATATCCAAAAAGCTGCAGCTAAT
The window above is part of the Sesamum indicum cultivar Zhongzhi No. 13 linkage group LG2, S_indicum_v1.0, whole genome shotgun sequence genome. Proteins encoded here:
- the LOC105155784 gene encoding probable protein S-acyltransferase 4 → MDVAKPETKRLYQVWRGNNKFLFGGRLIFGPDVASLFLSSFLIVSPAVAFCVKILSIIRHPLSENKDAVPWYSVIIVTIVLTMLDVFFLFITSSRDPGIVPRNKKPPECDETIEIDTPSVEYGRTPHLKLPRTKDVLVNGHTIKVKFCDTCLLYRPPRVSHCSICNNCVQKFDHHCPWIGQCIGIRNYRFFYMFITTSTILCIYVFALSWYNIFHRQGSVWKAITSDYVSDVLILYCFIAFWFVGGLTFFHFYLICTNQTTYENFRYRYSRKENPYNKGMIKNFKEVFLSEIPPSQNNFRAIVEEDEVTVTELSDHSFMDGITSSKEKTYIEMGNKFGENSSLTLPDILRSLEFDDIDENTKDREASERSYSDQLGPLEPDLKETISSLKVEIDANADEKCDGMISEQTKASAQA
- the LOC105155783 gene encoding magnesium-protoporphyrin IX monomethyl ester [oxidative] cyclase, chloroplastic, producing the protein MAAEMALVKPITKFSSSTPRIGTSRVPSTRFFTIKMSSSTVAKKKSQKQEIKETLLTPRFYTTDFDEMEQLFNTQINKNLNMDEFEALLQEFKTDFNQTHFVRNKEFKEAADKIEGPLRQIFVEFLERSCTAEFSGFLLYKELGRRLKKTNPVVAEIFSLMSRDEARHAGFLNKGLSDFNLALDLGFLTKARKYTFFKPKFIFYATYLSEKIGYWRYITIYRHLKENPEYQCYPIFKYFENWCQDENRHGDFFSALMKAQPQFLNDWKAKLWARFFCLSVYVTMYLNDCQRTAFYEGIGLDTKEFDMHVIIETNRTTARIFPAVLDVENPEFKRKLDRMVEINEQLLAVGESDDIPLVKNLKRIPLIASLASELLAAYLMKPIESGSMDFAEFEPQVVY
- the LOC105155782 gene encoding cytochrome c oxidase subunit 5C-2 gives rise to the protein MAGRIPHPTLKGPNVVKEIIIGITLGIAAGSVWKMHHWNEQRKVRAFYDLLDKGEITVVAAEE